One region of Halomicrobium sp. LC1Hm genomic DNA includes:
- a CDS encoding phosphate uptake regulator PhoU — protein MDSRKIQTVGGGTYTVSLPKSWAREQSLEAGSVVDLHTHVDGLLVVEARETDDEAGRVEVAVEDQRPVHLEQTLRAAYAAGASTVRFEAAGEFTDAQSRRIQSVTRTMTGVTIDERTATQITVQSLVDAAEVSIPQSVRQLSFVALSMHRDATAALAGDGGPDIADRDDQSDRLAAMVDRHFGRALARLDEVDALGQRRPELLDCWRTACELERVADHAERIATTAAALDAPPAESVDALTDLAQQARTVVEDAVGVVVDQTAAGAARDVLDRRDDVRERATAIERRLVDGADGDYRLVRVLDSLRRTAEHGGNIAEAGLRGAVRRGELRDPVHSRREGSAVDAASDAGS, from the coding sequence ATGGACTCCCGCAAGATCCAGACGGTCGGCGGCGGGACCTACACCGTCTCGCTCCCCAAGTCGTGGGCACGAGAACAGTCACTCGAAGCGGGCTCGGTCGTCGACCTCCACACGCACGTCGACGGCCTGCTCGTCGTCGAGGCCCGCGAGACCGACGACGAGGCCGGTCGCGTCGAGGTGGCCGTCGAGGACCAGCGGCCGGTCCACCTCGAACAGACGCTTCGGGCGGCCTACGCCGCCGGTGCGTCGACGGTCAGATTCGAGGCTGCCGGCGAGTTCACCGACGCCCAGTCCCGCCGAATCCAGTCGGTGACCCGCACGATGACTGGGGTGACGATCGACGAGCGCACGGCGACACAGATCACGGTCCAGAGCCTCGTCGACGCCGCCGAGGTGTCGATCCCCCAGTCCGTCCGCCAGCTCTCTTTCGTCGCCCTCTCGATGCACCGCGACGCGACGGCGGCCCTGGCCGGCGACGGCGGCCCGGACATCGCCGATCGGGACGACCAGTCCGACCGGCTGGCCGCGATGGTCGATCGCCACTTCGGACGCGCGCTCGCCCGCCTCGACGAGGTCGACGCGCTGGGCCAGCGTCGCCCCGAGCTGCTCGACTGCTGGCGGACCGCCTGCGAACTGGAACGCGTCGCGGACCACGCCGAGCGGATCGCGACGACGGCGGCGGCCCTCGACGCGCCACCTGCCGAATCCGTCGACGCGCTCACTGACCTCGCCCAGCAGGCCAGGACGGTCGTCGAGGACGCCGTCGGCGTCGTCGTCGATCAGACGGCTGCCGGGGCGGCGCGGGACGTGCTCGACCGTCGCGACGACGTGAGAGAGCGGGCGACCGCGATCGAGCGGCGACTGGTCGACGGTGCGGACGGCGACTACAGACTCGTCCGCGTCCTCGACAGCCTCCGACGGACGGCCGAGCACGGCGGGAACATCGCCGAAGCGGGACTCCGTGGTGCAGTCCGGCGCGGGGAGCTTCGAGACCCCGTCCACTCTCGACGCGAGGGCAGCGCCGTCGACGCGGCCTCTGACGCGGGCAGCTGA
- a CDS encoding NosD domain-containing protein, giving the protein MGSSETTGWQWLAIALVAVAAVVVTAAFTADAGSARPEPVAYDETVGVGLTMEAEQIARAEGASIPRAEVFYSQFRYVVGYSGIDRLVSALDAPARASQFGYPLAVYVSDYGGVSVDCSAGGSLSASATPAWTPAETAHYVVDSDARSPAGPVIVPFEDRADAEAFTDDCGGRVVDWETVRARKPPTDDPAAAVRAQVEQRASRADERVAAAREHRDRPVSVVVGRDVATVRAAIDRAPPNTTIRVPTATTVGNVTVDKPVTLRGESTRLDGGGDGTVLRVTADRVGVVGFEIVGVGNATVGESTDDDSSWDAPVRQGYGQSDAALAATNVSGLFVANVSVETPASGFVLVGTPGAVVENVTVDGTDDWRDGFMGVVGMDEPIVVQHSTFTDGRDGVYLHRADGTVLRNNTFRRNRFGTHLMYTSDALIADNRARDQSHAGIVVMTDPSGNAIVGNDVRRARSGILTAGSGSYVGHNVVVGTERGLSTNAGRSLYEHNVLADNAVGVIAATIVPSNRVVENDFVANDRHATSRPGPMRIYTHDGRGNYWSGAYDLDGGAPTLSRPYSPTDSVDRRLHRRDAAVVLGEAPSVHALRSLRGTTPGFRSASIVDTAPLTEPANPKLLATATNETTDGGVSP; this is encoded by the coding sequence ATGGGCAGTTCCGAGACGACTGGCTGGCAGTGGCTCGCGATCGCCCTCGTCGCGGTCGCCGCCGTCGTCGTGACCGCTGCGTTCACCGCCGACGCCGGCAGTGCTCGCCCCGAGCCGGTCGCGTACGACGAGACGGTCGGCGTCGGCCTCACGATGGAAGCCGAACAGATCGCGCGTGCGGAGGGGGCCTCTATCCCCCGTGCTGAAGTCTTCTACTCGCAGTTTCGGTACGTGGTCGGCTACTCCGGCATCGACCGGCTGGTAAGTGCGCTGGACGCGCCCGCCCGCGCCAGTCAGTTCGGCTACCCCCTCGCGGTGTACGTCTCCGACTACGGCGGCGTCTCGGTTGACTGCTCGGCCGGCGGCTCGCTCTCGGCGTCGGCCACCCCGGCGTGGACGCCGGCCGAGACCGCCCACTACGTCGTCGACAGCGACGCACGCAGCCCCGCCGGGCCGGTGATCGTCCCCTTCGAGGACCGCGCGGACGCCGAGGCCTTCACCGATGACTGTGGCGGTCGAGTCGTCGACTGGGAGACGGTCCGCGCTCGGAAGCCACCGACCGACGACCCCGCCGCGGCGGTCCGGGCACAGGTCGAGCAGCGAGCGTCGCGAGCCGACGAGCGGGTCGCGGCCGCCCGCGAGCACCGCGATCGTCCGGTCTCGGTCGTCGTCGGCCGCGACGTGGCGACGGTACGGGCCGCGATCGACCGCGCGCCGCCGAACACGACGATCAGGGTCCCGACGGCGACCACCGTCGGCAACGTCACCGTCGACAAGCCGGTGACGCTGCGGGGCGAGAGTACCCGACTCGACGGCGGCGGCGACGGGACGGTCCTCCGGGTGACCGCCGATCGGGTCGGCGTCGTCGGCTTCGAGATCGTCGGCGTCGGGAACGCGACCGTCGGGGAATCGACGGACGACGACTCGTCGTGGGACGCGCCGGTCCGCCAGGGATACGGGCAAAGCGACGCCGCCCTTGCGGCGACGAACGTCTCCGGGCTCTTCGTCGCGAACGTCTCCGTCGAGACGCCGGCCAGCGGGTTCGTCCTCGTCGGGACCCCCGGCGCGGTCGTCGAGAACGTCACCGTCGACGGGACCGACGACTGGCGCGACGGGTTCATGGGCGTCGTCGGGATGGACGAGCCGATCGTCGTCCAGCACTCGACGTTTACCGACGGGCGCGACGGCGTCTACTTACACCGGGCCGACGGGACCGTGCTCCGGAACAACACGTTCCGACGCAACCGCTTCGGTACGCACCTGATGTACACCTCCGACGCACTGATCGCCGACAACCGGGCGCGCGACCAGAGCCACGCGGGGATCGTCGTCATGACGGACCCCTCGGGCAACGCGATCGTCGGCAACGACGTTCGCCGTGCCAGAAGCGGCATCCTCACCGCGGGTTCGGGTAGCTACGTCGGCCACAACGTCGTCGTCGGCACCGAGCGGGGGCTCTCGACGAACGCCGGTCGATCGCTGTACGAGCACAACGTCCTCGCCGACAACGCGGTCGGCGTGATAGCGGCGACGATCGTCCCGTCGAACCGGGTCGTCGAGAACGACTTCGTCGCCAACGATCGCCACGCCACGAGCAGGCCCGGCCCCATGCGCATCTACACGCACGACGGTCGTGGCAACTACTGGAGCGGCGCGTACGACCTCGACGGGGGCGCTCCGACGCTGTCGCGCCCCTACTCGCCGACGGACTCGGTCGATCGACGGCTCCACCGGCGCGACGCCGCGGTGGTGCTGGGCGAGGCACCCAGCGTCCACGCGCTTCGTTCTCTCCGCGGGACGACGCCCGGATTCAGGTCGGCCAGTATCGTCGACACCGCTCCCCTGACCGAGCCGGCCAACCCGAAACTCCTGGCGACGGCGACCAACGAGACGACCGACGGGGGTGTCTCGCCGTGA
- a CDS encoding helix-turn-helix domain-containing protein, with amino-acid sequence MSTVREQVRESVSANPGIHFNELTRRLDIATGQAQYHLRKLVRAGDIDAEEIRGRTHYFDREYDPWERRAIALVRRETTRAIVGHLLEDGPLASVELVDRLDVARSTVSWHVESLIEAGVAEKSYGQRGQAVVALTRPAETRRLLQTVEPSLADRLVDRFSRLVDDSLGRNGHSNN; translated from the coding sequence ATGTCGACAGTCAGAGAGCAGGTGCGCGAGTCCGTCTCCGCGAACCCCGGGATCCACTTCAACGAACTGACCCGCCGCCTCGACATCGCGACGGGGCAGGCCCAGTATCACCTCCGGAAGCTCGTCCGGGCCGGCGATATCGACGCCGAGGAGATCCGGGGTCGAACGCACTACTTCGACCGGGAGTACGACCCATGGGAACGGCGCGCGATCGCGCTGGTCCGCCGGGAGACGACGCGAGCGATCGTCGGACACCTGCTGGAAGACGGCCCGCTGGCGTCGGTCGAACTGGTCGACCGCCTCGACGTGGCCCGCAGCACCGTCTCCTGGCACGTCGAGTCGCTGATCGAGGCCGGCGTCGCCGAGAAGTCCTACGGCCAGCGCGGCCAGGCAGTCGTCGCTCTGACGCGGCCGGCCGAGACCCGACGGCTGTTACAGACCGTCGAGCCCTCGCTGGCCGACCGGCTGGTCGATCGGTTCAGCCGACTCGTCGACGACAGCCTCGGTCGGAACGGACATAGTAACAATTGA
- the pstA gene encoding phosphate ABC transporter permease PstA has translation MSTVRDTALHSGDSTTSELIANVVLAVSFAGFVVSWGVLFQWIDEATTVAGATVLVLLGVALLVAAVGLVAVGVASRLDRLDTTPSPTAGFTVGAVFGVLWSVLGALFATTLLGAGTVLWVPAAVAFGAAGSLAATITREDIGSTVPVAVVLAMLGGAVVLGQIDAAWVWAPAWSSASFPGSELIPAVVIAGSLLAAWSGAKAKAGFGAQGRQAGAFALIGTVVFGMLAVLGLLIGFIVVNGLETMLTGASLLGGQLTIPVVGVTIPWPAFPFATNVTGGLFVEVPGVLPATIGTLWLVFGAVVFAVPLGVGAAVFLTEYAEHGRFTQVVEVATNGLWSTPSIVFGLFGLAFLVPRISGGNSILVGQLVLGFMLLPLVLITSREAVLAVPDEYRDASAALGVTKWQTIRSVVVPAAMPGTITGVILGVGRIAGETAPLLLVFGGPPYPSNTPNVLGSFALTPNPPFVTNEALLSPASALPYQLYSTITAGVFPKEIFTNQQFGWGTALVLLLVVIGLYAVGVGSRLYFRRKLHHE, from the coding sequence ATGAGTACCGTCCGCGACACCGCGCTGCACAGCGGCGACTCGACGACGAGCGAACTGATCGCGAACGTCGTCCTCGCGGTGAGCTTCGCGGGCTTCGTCGTCTCCTGGGGCGTGCTCTTCCAGTGGATCGACGAGGCGACGACGGTGGCAGGGGCCACCGTGCTCGTCCTGCTCGGGGTGGCGCTGCTCGTCGCCGCCGTCGGTCTCGTGGCCGTCGGCGTCGCGTCCCGCCTCGATCGGCTCGACACCACCCCGTCCCCGACGGCGGGGTTCACCGTCGGCGCGGTCTTTGGCGTGCTCTGGTCGGTGCTGGGGGCGCTGTTCGCGACGACGCTTCTCGGCGCTGGGACCGTGCTGTGGGTCCCTGCGGCAGTGGCGTTCGGTGCCGCCGGGAGTCTCGCGGCGACGATCACCCGCGAGGACATCGGCTCGACGGTCCCCGTCGCCGTCGTGCTCGCCATGCTCGGTGGCGCGGTCGTGCTGGGCCAGATCGACGCGGCGTGGGTCTGGGCACCGGCGTGGTCGTCGGCCAGCTTCCCCGGCAGCGAACTGATCCCCGCCGTCGTGATCGCCGGCTCCCTGCTCGCGGCCTGGAGCGGGGCCAAAGCGAAGGCCGGCTTCGGCGCGCAGGGCCGCCAGGCCGGTGCCTTCGCGCTCATCGGGACGGTCGTCTTCGGGATGCTCGCAGTGCTCGGGCTGTTGATCGGCTTCATCGTCGTCAACGGTCTCGAAACGATGCTCACCGGCGCGAGCCTGCTTGGCGGTCAGCTGACGATCCCCGTCGTCGGCGTGACGATTCCGTGGCCTGCCTTCCCGTTCGCGACGAACGTCACCGGCGGGCTGTTCGTCGAGGTCCCCGGCGTGTTGCCGGCGACGATCGGCACGCTCTGGCTCGTCTTCGGTGCCGTCGTCTTCGCGGTGCCACTCGGCGTCGGTGCCGCGGTCTTTCTCACCGAGTACGCCGAACACGGTCGCTTCACCCAGGTCGTCGAAGTGGCGACCAACGGACTGTGGTCGACCCCGAGTATCGTCTTCGGTCTGTTCGGGCTGGCCTTCCTGGTGCCACGGATCAGCGGCGGGAACTCGATTCTCGTCGGCCAGCTGGTGCTCGGGTTCATGCTGTTGCCGCTCGTGCTCATCACGAGTCGCGAGGCCGTCCTGGCGGTCCCGGACGAGTACCGAGACGCCAGTGCGGCCCTGGGCGTGACGAAGTGGCAGACGATCCGCAGCGTCGTCGTGCCGGCCGCGATGCCCGGGACGATCACCGGCGTCATCCTCGGCGTCGGACGGATCGCTGGCGAGACCGCGCCGCTCCTGCTGGTGTTCGGTGGTCCCCCTTACCCCAGCAACACGCCGAACGTGCTGGGATCGTTCGCGCTGACGCCCAATCCGCCGTTCGTCACCAACGAGGCGCTGCTGTCGCCGGCCAGTGCGCTACCCTACCAGCTGTACTCGACGATCACTGCCGGCGTGTTCCCCAAGGAGATCTTCACCAACCAGCAGTTCGGCTGGGGGACGGCGCTGGTCCTCCTGCTGGTCGTGATCGGGCTGTACGCCGTCGGCGTCGGCAGTCGACTGTACTTCCGGAGGAAACTGCACCATGAGTAA
- a CDS encoding metallophosphoesterase family protein translates to MEIAIVSDTHIPSRARRIPDPFRERIRAADHVVHAGDFDAESTVADVQDLADTLTAVRGNTDPAVGLPEVATVELGGVSFVVTHGTGSKRGYEDRVARLVREHGGTDAVGISGHTHELLDTTRGGVRLLNPGSATAASPATRATMLTATATDGDLTVRRHER, encoded by the coding sequence ATGGAGATCGCAATCGTCAGCGACACGCACATCCCGTCCCGCGCCAGGCGGATTCCCGATCCGTTCCGCGAGCGAATACGCGCGGCAGACCACGTCGTCCACGCGGGCGACTTCGACGCCGAGAGCACGGTCGCCGACGTACAGGACCTCGCGGACACGCTGACGGCCGTCCGTGGCAACACCGACCCGGCCGTCGGGCTGCCGGAGGTCGCGACGGTCGAACTGGGCGGGGTCTCGTTCGTCGTCACGCACGGCACCGGCTCGAAACGGGGGTACGAGGACCGCGTCGCTCGCCTCGTCCGCGAACACGGCGGGACCGACGCCGTGGGGATCTCGGGCCACACACACGAGCTGTTGGACACGACTCGTGGGGGCGTTCGCCTGCTGAATCCGGGCTCTGCGACGGCGGCGTCGCCGGCCACCCGGGCGACGATGCTGACCGCCACCGCGACGGACGGCGACCTCACTGTCCGTCGACACGAACGCTGA
- the pstB gene encoding phosphate ABC transporter ATP-binding protein PstB → MSNAEIEHHDEASSEQRPTTSGESDEQIDAAWREYDFTGQAKLSVEDLDVHYGDEHALQSVSMDIPDESVTALIGPSGCGKSTFLRCLNRMNDRVDAARVDGSVELDGQEIYRDGTNLVELRKRVGMVFQAPNPFPKSIRDNISYGPRKHGDINKGLMARLLGRDDTEKEDELVERTLRQAALWDEVNDRLDDNALGLSGGQQQRLCIARALATDPEVLLMDEPASALDPIATAKIEDLIEELAEEYTVVVVTHNMQQAARISDQTAVFLTGGHLVEYDDTDTIFENPESQRVEDYITGKFG, encoded by the coding sequence ATGAGTAACGCAGAAATCGAACACCACGACGAGGCATCGAGCGAGCAACGGCCCACGACCAGCGGCGAGTCCGACGAGCAGATCGACGCCGCGTGGCGCGAGTACGACTTCACCGGGCAGGCGAAACTGTCGGTCGAAGACTTAGACGTCCACTACGGGGACGAGCACGCCCTCCAGAGCGTCTCGATGGACATCCCCGACGAGAGCGTGACGGCGCTGATCGGGCCGTCCGGCTGCGGGAAGTCGACGTTCCTGCGCTGTCTCAACCGCATGAACGACCGGGTCGACGCCGCGCGCGTCGACGGCTCGGTCGAACTGGACGGCCAGGAGATCTACCGAGACGGCACCAACCTCGTCGAGCTTCGCAAGCGCGTCGGGATGGTGTTTCAGGCACCCAATCCCTTCCCCAAGTCGATCCGGGACAACATCTCCTACGGGCCGCGCAAACACGGTGACATCAACAAGGGGCTGATGGCGCGGCTCCTGGGTCGCGACGACACCGAGAAGGAGGACGAACTGGTCGAACGGACGCTCAGACAGGCGGCCCTGTGGGACGAAGTCAACGACCGACTCGACGACAACGCGCTGGGGCTGTCCGGCGGCCAACAACAGCGCCTCTGTATCGCTCGCGCGCTGGCGACCGATCCGGAGGTACTGCTGATGGACGAGCCGGCGTCGGCGCTTGACCCGATCGCCACCGCGAAGATCGAGGACCTCATCGAGGAGCTGGCCGAGGAGTACACCGTCGTCGTCGTCACCCACAACATGCAACAGGCCGCCCGGATCTCCGACCAGACCGCCGTCTTCCTCACCGGCGGCCACCTCGTGGAGTACGACGACACGGACACGATCTTCGAGAACCCCGAGAGCCAGCGCGTCGAAGACTACATCACCGGCAAGTTCGGGTGA
- a CDS encoding helix-turn-helix transcriptional regulator produces the protein MSEPGLVETADPETVFGALSDGTRVDILLALWDADDRSATFSDLREEVGMADSGQFNYHLDKLRDRFVRQTDDGYTLTLAGEQIVGAIQVGAYTMEGSIEPIPLAAPCRACGGERTLYYEDETVRIECGDCPSTSTSGVPPGVFADHERSEIPAVASRYFRTILAHVGEGFCWHCEGPITATVVPVTETRAARDDLPTTFEELPMARYDCGRCGSEITSDLGGALLNHPIVVGFFYEHGIDVRERPFWAFNAVGREQSRFRERDPVRASMTYAAGDATLTLVVDGTLDVVAVERDG, from the coding sequence ATGAGCGAGCCCGGACTGGTCGAGACCGCCGACCCGGAGACGGTGTTCGGTGCGCTCTCTGATGGGACACGTGTCGACATTCTGCTCGCGCTGTGGGACGCCGACGACCGATCCGCGACGTTCTCGGACCTGCGCGAGGAGGTGGGGATGGCCGACTCCGGACAGTTCAACTACCACCTCGACAAGCTCAGAGACCGGTTCGTCAGACAGACCGACGACGGCTACACGCTGACGCTGGCCGGCGAGCAGATCGTCGGCGCGATCCAGGTCGGTGCCTACACCATGGAGGGGTCGATCGAGCCGATCCCGCTCGCAGCGCCCTGTCGGGCCTGTGGCGGCGAGCGGACGCTGTACTACGAGGACGAGACCGTCCGCATCGAGTGCGGGGACTGTCCGAGCACCTCGACCTCTGGCGTCCCGCCGGGCGTGTTCGCCGACCACGAGCGCTCGGAGATCCCCGCCGTCGCGAGCCGCTACTTCCGGACGATACTCGCACACGTCGGCGAGGGCTTCTGCTGGCACTGCGAGGGACCGATCACGGCGACCGTGGTGCCGGTCACCGAGACGCGTGCCGCTCGCGACGACCTCCCGACGACGTTCGAGGAACTGCCGATGGCCCGGTACGACTGCGGGCGCTGTGGCTCCGAGATCACGTCGGATCTGGGTGGCGCGCTGTTGAACCATCCGATCGTCGTCGGCTTCTTCTACGAGCACGGGATCGACGTTCGAGAACGCCCGTTCTGGGCGTTCAACGCCGTCGGACGGGAGCAGTCGCGGTTCCGCGAGCGCGACCCCGTGCGCGCGTCGATGACGTACGCCGCCGGGGACGCGACGCTCACCCTCGTCGTCGACGGGACACTCGACGTGGTCGCCGTCGAGCGGGACGGCTGA
- a CDS encoding ABC transporter ATP-binding protein, producing the protein MTDDVALTATDLRRSYGDVTALDGVSIDVPTDSVTALIGPNGSGKTTLLEVLLGIERPDAGTVDYAESDAGRRVGYLPQRPTFRPDDTVRETIAFYAALVEDDPDRLLERVGLDTVPDRRVSALSGGMTRLLGIAQALAGDPPILALDEPASGLDPAVSDRIFRVVDSLAADGRAVLLTSHALSLVERTADHVVVVEAGGVAARGSPAALCERTGGPLHETFVDLLSEPTAAVGGGGES; encoded by the coding sequence GTGACCGACGACGTTGCGCTCACGGCGACGGACCTCCGTCGCAGCTACGGTGACGTGACCGCTCTCGACGGCGTGTCAATCGATGTGCCCACCGACAGCGTGACGGCGCTGATCGGCCCGAACGGCTCGGGGAAGACGACGCTGCTGGAGGTGTTGCTGGGGATCGAACGGCCCGACGCGGGCACCGTCGACTACGCCGAGTCCGACGCCGGCCGACGGGTGGGCTATCTCCCGCAGCGCCCGACGTTCCGGCCCGACGACACGGTCAGGGAGACGATCGCGTTCTACGCCGCGCTGGTCGAGGACGACCCGGACCGATTGCTCGAACGCGTCGGACTCGACACCGTCCCGGACCGACGGGTCTCGGCGCTCTCCGGTGGCATGACGCGACTGCTCGGGATCGCACAGGCACTCGCTGGCGATCCACCGATTCTCGCGCTCGACGAACCCGCCAGCGGACTCGATCCGGCCGTAAGTGATCGGATCTTCCGCGTGGTCGACTCGCTGGCGGCGGACGGGCGGGCCGTGTTGCTCACCTCGCACGCGCTCTCGCTGGTCGAGCGGACGGCGGACCACGTCGTCGTCGTCGAAGCCGGTGGCGTCGCGGCGAGGGGGTCGCCGGCCGCGCTGTGTGAACGGACCGGCGGCCCGCTCCACGAGACGTTTGTCGACCTGCTGTCGGAGCCGACGGCCGCGGTCGGCGGGGGTGGCGAGTCGTGA
- a CDS encoding nitrous oxide reductase accessory protein NosL — protein sequence MDATLSRRELLGATALGLLAGCQRQTTPEPVTLDGTESCDQCGMVIGQQSGPVGETYYEDNSPAGHDPPARFCSTVCTYRHRFQTEQRGWTPTVTYLTDYSSVDSDVRETDGTAVLTQHLDASAFAPTSDLTVVVGADVEGAMGPALVPFGEADDATAFAEEHGGQTVAATDLSREAVERE from the coding sequence ATGGACGCGACCCTATCACGACGCGAGCTGCTCGGCGCGACGGCGCTGGGACTGCTCGCCGGCTGCCAGCGCCAGACGACGCCAGAGCCAGTGACACTGGACGGAACGGAGAGTTGCGACCAGTGTGGCATGGTGATCGGGCAGCAGTCGGGACCGGTCGGCGAGACGTACTACGAGGACAACAGCCCGGCGGGCCACGATCCGCCGGCTCGGTTCTGTAGCACGGTCTGTACCTACCGCCACCGCTTCCAGACCGAACAGCGAGGGTGGACGCCGACCGTCACGTATCTGACCGACTACAGCAGCGTCGACAGCGATGTCCGCGAGACTGACGGCACCGCCGTCCTCACCCAGCACCTCGACGCGTCGGCCTTCGCACCGACGAGCGACTTGACCGTCGTCGTCGGGGCCGACGTGGAAGGCGCGATGGGGCCGGCGCTGGTCCCGTTCGGCGAGGCCGACGACGCCACCGCGTTCGCCGAGGAACACGGCGGCCAGACGGTCGCCGCGACGGATCTCTCCAGGGAAGCGGTCGAACGGGAGTGA
- the pstC gene encoding phosphate ABC transporter permease subunit PstC, translated as MLQRLSLTGLSQRARDYRSRTEDGAIALHVLVAGWIAVGFALFFVGSAWTILPLVGFLTTTAYGWARYQAETAKGLTFLTTVATVGVLALIIAFLLLRTLPVFRQMGLDLFFRTESPPRLWGGDGGTVWSLTPMMVGTALTTVIATIVAAPLGVAGAIFVSELAPPRVRELVKPGIELMAGIPSITYGFIGLTIVNQYLYAEFNTPTIGNYFGAGLMVGIMALPTIVTVAEDALSTVPESMKSGSLAMGSTEWQTTKSVTIPAALSGISAAILLGVGRAMGETMAATVMLSHTKGFPSPIFDVFAGYGETLTTVIAFEGGNASGLHMSALFAGGVVLFVMVMFLSVSSQFVEWRMRQKLRGER; from the coding sequence ATGCTTCAACGACTCTCACTCACCGGGCTCTCACAACGGGCACGAGACTACCGGTCCCGAACGGAAGACGGTGCGATCGCGTTGCACGTACTCGTCGCCGGCTGGATCGCCGTCGGCTTCGCGCTCTTCTTCGTCGGTTCAGCGTGGACGATCCTGCCGCTCGTGGGCTTTCTGACGACGACCGCCTACGGCTGGGCGCGGTACCAGGCCGAGACCGCGAAGGGGCTCACCTTCCTCACGACCGTCGCGACCGTCGGCGTGCTGGCGCTGATCATCGCCTTCCTGCTCTTGCGGACACTGCCGGTGTTCCGACAGATGGGACTCGACCTGTTCTTCCGAACCGAATCGCCCCCACGTCTCTGGGGTGGCGACGGCGGGACGGTCTGGTCGCTCACGCCGATGATGGTCGGGACCGCACTCACCACCGTCATCGCGACGATCGTCGCGGCACCGCTGGGCGTCGCCGGTGCGATCTTCGTCAGCGAACTGGCACCGCCCCGCGTTCGCGAACTCGTCAAGCCCGGCATCGAGCTGATGGCCGGGATCCCCTCGATCACCTACGGGTTCATCGGACTGACGATCGTCAATCAGTACCTCTACGCGGAGTTCAACACCCCGACGATCGGGAACTACTTCGGGGCCGGTCTGATGGTCGGCATCATGGCGTTGCCGACCATCGTCACGGTCGCGGAAGACGCGCTCTCGACGGTCCCCGAGTCGATGAAGAGCGGCTCGCTGGCGATGGGATCGACCGAGTGGCAGACGACCAAGAGCGTCACCATCCCCGCGGCGCTGTCGGGCATCTCGGCGGCAATCTTGCTCGGCGTCGGTCGTGCCATGGGCGAGACCATGGCGGCCACGGTAATGCTCTCACACACGAAAGGGTTCCCGTCGCCGATCTTCGACGTGTTCGCGGGCTACGGCGAGACGCTGACGACTGTGATCGCCTTCGAGGGGGGCAACGCCAGCGGTCTCCACATGAGTGCGCTGTTCGCCGGTGGCGTCGTCCTGTTCGTCATGGTGATGTTCCTCAGCGTCTCCTCGCAGTTCGTCGAGTGGCGGATGCGACAGAAACTCCGAGGTGAACGATGA